Proteins from one Dromiciops gliroides isolate mDroGli1 chromosome 6, mDroGli1.pri, whole genome shotgun sequence genomic window:
- the LOC122731766 gene encoding mas-related G-protein coupled receptor member X1-like has protein sequence MDLSSPQLPGELDYDEPEASTSWAENTPAQRAAVAVSLPLLTVLTISCGLLGNGTALGLLGFRIKRGPFAVYILNKIAADLLFLFFHFVTIMGKLLFPLRPDSVFLILTGFCDSASENLLGAMSTEHCLSVLCPVCYGSKRPKHTSAILCSFVWFLTILSCASGYFICQHLSSSEACEEFMEGGLLWLPLHLVSLILVLCVLCRRCRCPEASTLRVLLVLITLELLLNGLPFVLGKGNVLSLMDEIGFTLFCGEATTVTVRIEDDTDVLLSCLENSVDPFTYFFVACCKQRREGESLRVLLQRTLLAEEGLEDGTEIISGSGEDVTLSLRIPDRTSEEAMRGDAAL, from the coding sequence ATGGATCTATCTTCCCCTCAGTTGCCCGGAGAGCTGGATTATGACGAGCCGGAGGCGTCAACATCGTGGGCAGAGAACACCCCTGCTCAGCGAGCCGCTGTcgctgtctctctccccctcctcacaGTACTCACCATCTCCTGCGGGTTGCTGGGAAATGGCACTGCCCTGGGGCTCCTGGGCTTCCGAATTAAGAGAGGCCCCTTCGCTGTCTACATCCTCAACAAGATCGCCGCAGATCTCCTCTTCCTGTTCTTCCATTTTGTGACGATTATGGGGAAATTGCTTTTTCCACTTCGTCCAGACTCGGTATTTTTGATACTCACGGGATTTTGTGACTCCGCGAGTGAGAACCTCCTGGGGGCCATGAGCACGGAGCACTGTCTCTCGGTCCTCTGCCCTGTCTGCTACGGATCTAAGCGGCCCAAGCACACCTCCGCCATCCTGTGCTCTTTCGTATGGTTTCTGACCATCCTGTCGTGTGCAAGCGGATACTTCATTTGTCAGCATCTCTCCTCTTCCGAGGCCTGTGAAGAGTTTATGGAAGGTGGGCTCCTGTGGCTGCCCCTGCATCTGGTCAGCCTGATCCTGGTGCTGTGTGTCCTGTGCCGGAGATGCCGCTGCCCCGAGGCCTCCACCCTCCGGGTCCTCCTGGTCCTCATCACCCTCGAGCTCCTGCTGAACGGTTTGCCCTTTGTCCTTGGTAAAGGGAACGTTCTGAGTTTGATGGATGAAATTGGCTTTACCTTATTCTGTGGAGAAGCCACCACTGTGACTGTTAGAATTGAAGATGACACTGATGTCCTCCTGTCCTGTCTGGAAAACAGCGTGGACCCTTTCACCTACTTCTTCGTGGCCTGCTGCAaacaaaggagagagggggagtcCCTGAGGGTGCTTCTGCAGAGGACCCTGCTGGCTGAGGAAGGGCTGGAGGACGGAACAGAAATAATCTCTGGGTCCGGGGAGGATGTCACCCTGTCTCTGAGGATACCAGACAGGACTTCTGAGGAAGCCATGAGAGGGGACGCTGCTCTGTGA